One genomic window of Kaistia geumhonensis includes the following:
- a CDS encoding HPP family protein, with product MRPRLVRPASLGSRLFHPILAGATLRARALACLGAIIGIALTGLVAALVTGHGAHLPLIVAPIGASAVLVFAVPASPLAQPWPVIGGNTLSALVGVAVARLVHDPVIASGLAVGLAIAVMSLTRSLHPPGGAAALTAVIGGSAVASAGFLFAFLPVALDSILLVALGWCFHRLLRQSYPHVPAPAPVNTHRTADPPPALRVGFREADIDGALADMGETFDIDRADLARLLRRVEEQALLRRGGPLSCADIMSRDVVTVAPNATTETARALLLDHNIRLLPVVDEDGRLVGTIGLRELAEGPGLVRDGMMPALTAAADAPALGLVQRLSDGRSHAVVIVGTNGQVEGLVTQTDLLAALARIA from the coding sequence ATGCGCCCTCGCCTCGTGCGCCCCGCTTCACTCGGATCGCGTCTTTTCCATCCAATTCTCGCAGGCGCGACCCTTCGCGCCCGGGCGCTCGCCTGTCTCGGTGCGATCATCGGGATCGCTCTCACAGGGCTCGTCGCAGCTCTGGTGACGGGCCATGGCGCCCATCTGCCATTGATCGTCGCGCCGATCGGCGCCTCGGCCGTGCTCGTCTTCGCGGTGCCGGCAAGCCCGCTCGCCCAGCCCTGGCCCGTCATCGGCGGCAACACGCTTTCCGCGCTGGTCGGCGTCGCGGTTGCCCGCCTCGTCCATGACCCGGTGATCGCCAGCGGTCTCGCGGTCGGGCTCGCGATCGCCGTCATGTCGCTGACCCGCTCGCTGCATCCACCAGGCGGCGCAGCAGCGCTGACAGCTGTGATCGGCGGCTCCGCCGTCGCTTCGGCCGGCTTCCTCTTTGCCTTCCTCCCGGTCGCGCTCGATTCGATTCTCCTCGTGGCGCTCGGCTGGTGTTTCCACAGGCTGCTGCGGCAGAGCTACCCGCATGTGCCCGCCCCTGCCCCGGTCAACACCCATCGGACGGCCGATCCGCCACCCGCCCTTCGCGTAGGCTTCCGCGAGGCCGATATCGACGGCGCCCTCGCCGACATGGGTGAGACCTTCGATATCGACCGTGCCGACCTCGCCCGGCTGCTTCGACGCGTGGAGGAACAGGCGCTGCTGAGGCGCGGCGGACCGCTCAGCTGCGCCGACATCATGTCGAGGGACGTCGTTACGGTCGCGCCAAACGCGACCACGGAGACGGCGCGCGCGCTGCTGCTCGATCACAACATCCGGCTTCTGCCAGTTGTCGACGAGGACGGGCGGCTGGTTGGGACCATAGGCCTGCGGGAACTGGCAGAAGGGCCGGGCCTGGTCCGCGACGGGATGATGCCGGCCCTGACCGCCGCAGCCGACGCTCCGGCGCTCGGCCTCGTCCAGCGCCTCTCCGACGGGCGTAGCCATGCGGTTGTGATCGTCGGCACGAACGGCCAGGTGGAGGGCCTCGTGACGCAGACGGACCTACTCGCAGCGCTCGCGCGGATCGCCTGA
- a CDS encoding CbtB domain-containing protein, translating to MAASTLSPALRPGSSAPAHSTRIIAGAVALAFGLCLFLATGFAAPSLIHNATHDTRHAFGLPCH from the coding sequence ATGGCTGCATCGACTCTCTCTCCTGCACTTCGTCCGGGATCTTCTGCGCCGGCGCATTCGACCCGCATCATCGCGGGCGCCGTGGCGCTCGCCTTCGGGCTCTGCCTCTTTCTTGCGACGGGCTTCGCGGCACCGAGCCTCATCCACAACGCGACGCACGACACGAGGCACGCTTTCGGCCTGCCCTGCCACTGA
- a CDS encoding CbtA family protein, translating into MLKSIILSAFGAGLLVGVVLTAVQFFTTEPLILQGEVYERAGEAAAMPADSLPHDHAAGTAEHHHEEDAWEPADGFERSAYTLVANLLMGVAVSAMILGVMAAKGGPITAGRGLAFGVAGFFAAGLLPSLGLSPELPGTAAAEITSRQVWWLGTALASAIGLGLVLLSPAWWSKLAGVLLAVLPHVIGAPEPPTLEAAYPAALGAEFVAASLVASALLWSLAGAASGWLYGRLADRRS; encoded by the coding sequence ATGCTGAAATCGATCATCTTGAGCGCCTTCGGCGCGGGATTACTCGTGGGCGTCGTTCTGACCGCCGTCCAGTTCTTCACGACCGAGCCGCTCATCCTGCAGGGGGAAGTCTATGAGCGGGCTGGCGAAGCGGCTGCCATGCCGGCCGACTCCCTGCCACATGACCATGCCGCAGGCACGGCTGAGCATCATCACGAGGAAGATGCCTGGGAGCCTGCCGACGGCTTCGAGCGCTCGGCCTATACGCTTGTCGCCAATCTCCTGATGGGCGTCGCCGTTTCGGCGATGATTCTCGGTGTCATGGCGGCGAAGGGTGGCCCGATCACCGCTGGTCGCGGCCTCGCCTTCGGCGTTGCCGGCTTCTTCGCCGCGGGTCTTCTTCCCTCGCTCGGCCTGTCGCCGGAGTTGCCGGGGACGGCCGCCGCCGAGATCACATCGCGGCAGGTCTGGTGGCTCGGTACGGCCCTGGCCTCGGCGATCGGCCTCGGTCTGGTCCTTCTGTCGCCGGCCTGGTGGTCGAAGCTGGCCGGGGTCCTCCTCGCGGTCCTGCCGCATGTGATCGGCGCGCCGGAGCCGCCGACGCTGGAAGCGGCCTATCCGGCCGCGCTGGGCGCCGAGTTCGTCGCCGCCTCGCTGGTGGCGAGCGCGCTGCTATGGTCGCTGGCCGGCGCCGCATCGGGCTGGCTTTACGGGCGGCTAGCCGACCGGCGATCATGA
- the cobU gene encoding bifunctional adenosylcobinamide kinase/adenosylcobinamide-phosphate guanylyltransferase gives MTTESQRRSALVIGAARSGKSRFAERLALGTGLVPLYIATAEARDDEMAARVAAHRADRAGRGWTTIEEPLDVIGALSRSASTGQVVLVDCLTLWLSNLIEAGRDPDAEAAALATAVAGATGPVVLVTNEVGAGIVPINALARRFADAQGRLNQKIASAVTDVILVAAGQPLRLKPAPEVTL, from the coding sequence ATGACGACGGAAAGCCAGCGCAGAAGCGCGCTCGTGATCGGCGCGGCGCGCTCGGGCAAAAGCCGCTTTGCCGAGCGGCTCGCGCTCGGCACCGGCCTCGTCCCTCTCTATATCGCGACGGCCGAGGCGCGGGACGACGAGATGGCGGCACGTGTCGCCGCGCATCGCGCCGATCGCGCCGGCCGCGGATGGACGACGATCGAGGAGCCTCTGGACGTCATTGGAGCGCTGTCCCGCAGCGCCTCGACCGGCCAGGTGGTCCTCGTCGACTGCCTGACGCTCTGGCTCTCCAATCTCATCGAGGCGGGCCGCGATCCCGACGCCGAAGCCGCGGCTCTCGCCACTGCTGTCGCCGGCGCGACGGGACCGGTCGTCCTCGTCACCAACGAAGTCGGCGCCGGCATCGTGCCGATCAACGCGCTTGCGCGGCGGTTCGCCGACGCGCAGGGCCGCCTCAACCAGAAGATCGCGTCGGCCGTGACCGACGTCATCCTCGTCGCGGCCGGACAGCCGCTTCGCCTCAAGCCCGCACCGGAGGTCACGCTATGA
- the cobW gene encoding cobalamin biosynthesis protein CobW, with protein sequence MTERIPATIVTGFLGAGKTTLIRNLIARSNGRRIALIVNEFGDMGFDGELLSDCGDDECRPDTVVELTNGCICCTVADDFLPTMEMLLARDPAPDHIVIETSGLALPQPLVRAFTWPSVRHRVTIDGVVTVVDAAAVAGGRFAHDEAAVAAQRAEDPSLDHEDPIEELFEDQLSCADLVVLSKADLVDAAALAEVEAVVRREARPAARSVRSERGVLAPEILLGIGAAAEDDAFERKSHHDFEGEEHDHDDFDSFVVASPSAETLEGLQARVARAMAIPGVLRIKGRASVAGKPMPAIVQAVGPRVETYFATGGAAGRLVVIGERGLDRAAVEAALG encoded by the coding sequence ATGACCGAACGCATTCCCGCGACCATCGTCACCGGCTTCCTCGGAGCCGGCAAGACGACCCTTATCCGCAATCTGATCGCGCGCTCCAATGGTCGCCGCATCGCGCTCATCGTCAACGAGTTCGGGGACATGGGCTTTGACGGCGAATTGCTGTCCGATTGCGGCGACGACGAATGCCGGCCCGATACGGTCGTCGAGCTCACCAATGGCTGCATCTGCTGCACCGTCGCCGACGATTTCCTGCCGACCATGGAAATGCTGCTGGCGCGCGATCCGGCGCCGGACCACATCGTTATCGAGACCTCGGGCCTCGCGCTGCCGCAGCCGCTCGTGCGCGCCTTCACATGGCCCTCGGTGCGGCACCGGGTCACCATCGACGGCGTGGTCACGGTGGTCGACGCCGCCGCGGTCGCGGGTGGGCGCTTCGCGCATGACGAAGCCGCCGTCGCGGCGCAGCGGGCCGAGGATCCCTCGCTCGATCATGAGGATCCGATCGAGGAACTGTTCGAGGACCAGCTCTCCTGTGCCGATCTCGTCGTGCTCTCCAAGGCCGATCTCGTCGATGCCGCGGCGCTGGCGGAGGTGGAGGCCGTCGTTCGGCGCGAGGCGCGTCCGGCGGCGCGCAGCGTTCGCTCCGAACGCGGCGTGCTGGCGCCGGAGATCCTGCTCGGAATCGGCGCCGCCGCCGAGGATGACGCTTTCGAGCGCAAGAGCCACCACGACTTCGAAGGCGAGGAGCACGACCACGACGATTTCGACAGCTTCGTCGTGGCCTCACCCTCGGCCGAGACCCTGGAAGGACTTCAGGCGCGGGTCGCCCGCGCGATGGCCATCCCCGGCGTGCTTCGGATCAAGGGTCGCGCCAGCGTTGCCGGCAAGCCGATGCCGGCCATCGTCCAGGCCGTCGGTCCGCGCGTCGAGACCTATTTCGCGACCGGGGGCGCGGCCGGAAGGCTGGTCGTGATCGGCGAGCGCGGGCTCGACCGCGCCGCGGTCGAAGCGGCGCTCGGCTGA
- the cobN gene encoding cobaltochelatase subunit CobN: MHLVAGETERIDDGAAAVDLGQSPGDIVLISSADSELAAFAAAARRAPGGPSLRLVNFMRLGHPYSVDLYAEKTLASAKLVVLRLIGGAGYWPYGLEVLRALARGGGPKLIVVPADARWDDSLAAWSTVDEGDCRAFWDAAVAGGPANSDRALALLRHLVGQGERPGPAEPLPVAGIHYESATIGRRPLAVIVFYRALLEGGSIEPVDALAAALEAKGLAVRAIHVTSPKNGEAAAFLAEAMRETPPAVVINGTAFALSAPGRRAAPTVLDTPGRPVLQVVFAGTTREAWAQSARGLSPRDMIMNVVLPEVDGRILTRAVSFKEELPADPLIDSRIVAYRADAERIDFVAAQAAAMVDLSQTKPAERRIAVILSNYPGRDGRFGNAVGLDTGESCLRIVSALGGEGYEVGAFPPDCAGLMAMLAAAERGARGDGGLSGAAFLPLSDYLAFHDALPAALRSRLADHWGAPEADPFFANGGFPLAMLRFGKLVVGVQPTRGYGLDEKASYHDPNLPPPHHYLAFYAWLRGSFRSQAMVQLGKHGNLEWLPGKAVGLSAECWPEAVLGPMPLVYPFIVNDPGEGAQAKRRSAAVIVDHLMPPLARAEAHGPFAELETLIDEYHLALGADPRRRDDLEREILDRAARHGIDRDLSIGGTDVGEALRAIDAHLCDIKEMQIRDGLHVLGATPAAAARTATLAAIARIPRTGGRPADASLVRAIADDLGLAGFDPLLPDRAAPWRGRKPESLAVLDDAPWRTEGDTAERIEIFALRSIEGALAGTLPRETGTATRAVLDFVVAELVPALDRSGADEMSALLAALDGRFVPPGPAGSPSRGRPDALPTGRNFYTVDIRAVPTEAAWRIGRKAAEALVMRYLQDEGEWPRSVALTVWGTSNMRTGGDDIAEVLALIGAEPVWEPGTGRVTGFRVLTLGELKRPRVDVTLRISGLFRDAFPEQIDLMDSAIRAVAARDEPDDANPIAAARRSGEAAARIFGAAPGAYGSGIEAMMALGAWEGRRDLAEAFLGASGYAYGSGQEGADAAEALRSRLAGIDLVLQNQDNREHDILDSDEYHQHQGGLALAAEHLSGAVPRLYHGDHALAEQPVIRPLTEEIGRVVRGRASNPKWIDGVMRHGFRGAAEMAATVDYLAGYAATTHAVGDHHFDALFDAYLADEHVATFIAEANPAAFAAMLRRFEDCLARGLWSPRRNSTARRLAELSAAVGEPIREDA, encoded by the coding sequence ATGCATCTCGTCGCCGGAGAGACGGAGCGGATCGACGACGGCGCGGCTGCCGTCGATCTCGGCCAGTCGCCCGGCGACATCGTGCTGATCTCGTCGGCCGATTCCGAGCTCGCGGCCTTCGCCGCCGCCGCGCGTCGTGCGCCCGGTGGCCCGAGCCTTCGGCTCGTCAACTTCATGCGGCTCGGCCATCCCTATTCTGTCGATCTCTACGCCGAGAAGACCCTCGCTTCGGCGAAGCTGGTCGTCCTGCGGCTGATCGGCGGCGCGGGCTACTGGCCTTATGGGCTCGAGGTCCTGCGGGCGCTCGCGCGTGGCGGCGGGCCGAAGCTCATCGTCGTGCCTGCCGATGCGCGCTGGGACGACAGCCTCGCCGCCTGGTCGACCGTCGACGAGGGTGACTGCCGGGCCTTCTGGGACGCGGCGGTGGCGGGCGGCCCGGCGAACAGCGATCGCGCCCTGGCGCTGCTCCGCCATCTCGTCGGTCAAGGCGAGAGGCCGGGACCCGCCGAGCCATTGCCGGTCGCCGGCATCCACTACGAGAGTGCCACCATCGGCCGCCGGCCGCTGGCCGTGATCGTCTTCTACCGCGCGCTCCTTGAGGGCGGCTCGATCGAGCCAGTCGACGCCCTCGCCGCAGCACTCGAGGCAAAGGGGCTGGCGGTCCGGGCGATCCATGTCACGAGCCCGAAGAACGGCGAGGCGGCCGCCTTTCTCGCCGAAGCCATGCGCGAGACACCGCCTGCCGTTGTCATCAACGGCACGGCCTTCGCTCTCTCTGCGCCCGGCCGCCGCGCCGCGCCGACCGTGCTGGATACGCCGGGTCGCCCTGTGCTTCAGGTCGTCTTCGCCGGCACGACCCGCGAGGCCTGGGCGCAGTCGGCGCGCGGACTCTCGCCGCGCGACATGATCATGAACGTTGTCCTGCCGGAGGTAGACGGGCGTATCCTGACGCGCGCCGTTTCGTTCAAGGAGGAACTGCCGGCCGATCCTCTGATCGACAGCCGCATCGTCGCCTATCGCGCCGATGCAGAGCGCATCGATTTCGTCGCCGCGCAGGCCGCGGCAATGGTCGATCTTTCCCAGACGAAGCCGGCCGAGCGGCGGATCGCCGTCATCCTCTCCAACTATCCCGGCCGCGATGGCCGTTTCGGCAACGCCGTCGGCCTCGATACCGGCGAAAGCTGCCTCAGGATCGTGAGCGCGCTTGGCGGCGAGGGCTACGAGGTCGGCGCATTTCCGCCCGACTGCGCGGGGCTGATGGCGATGCTCGCGGCGGCGGAGCGGGGGGCGCGCGGCGACGGAGGCCTGAGCGGAGCCGCTTTCCTGCCGCTCTCGGACTATCTGGCGTTTCACGACGCCTTGCCGGCTGCGCTGCGCTCGCGATTGGCGGATCACTGGGGTGCGCCGGAGGCTGATCCGTTCTTCGCCAATGGCGGCTTCCCGCTGGCCATGCTCCGGTTCGGCAAGCTGGTCGTCGGCGTGCAGCCGACCCGGGGTTACGGGCTCGACGAGAAGGCGAGCTACCACGATCCGAATCTGCCGCCGCCGCATCACTATCTCGCCTTCTACGCATGGCTTCGCGGGAGCTTTCGGTCGCAGGCGATGGTGCAACTCGGCAAGCACGGCAATCTCGAATGGCTGCCCGGAAAGGCGGTCGGTCTTTCGGCGGAATGCTGGCCGGAGGCGGTGCTGGGGCCGATGCCGCTCGTCTATCCCTTCATCGTCAACGACCCGGGCGAGGGTGCGCAGGCGAAGCGGCGCAGCGCGGCTGTCATCGTCGATCATCTGATGCCGCCGCTGGCGCGGGCCGAGGCGCATGGCCCGTTCGCCGAGCTCGAAACGCTGATCGACGAATATCATCTGGCCCTCGGTGCCGATCCGCGCAGGCGCGACGATCTGGAGCGCGAAATCCTCGACCGCGCCGCGCGACATGGCATCGACCGTGATCTTTCGATCGGCGGGACCGACGTTGGTGAGGCGCTGCGGGCGATCGATGCGCATCTCTGCGACATCAAGGAAATGCAGATCCGCGACGGATTGCATGTGCTCGGTGCGACGCCGGCCGCAGCCGCACGCACCGCGACGCTGGCCGCCATCGCCCGAATCCCCCGCACCGGCGGCCGACCGGCCGATGCGTCGCTGGTGCGCGCGATCGCCGACGATCTCGGCCTTGCCGGCTTCGACCCGTTGCTGCCTGATCGCGCTGCGCCGTGGAGAGGGCGGAAGCCTGAGAGTCTTGCAGTGCTGGACGACGCCCCCTGGCGCACGGAGGGCGATACGGCCGAGCGGATCGAGATTTTCGCGCTGCGAAGCATTGAGGGCGCACTCGCCGGAACGCTGCCGCGGGAGACCGGAACGGCGACGCGCGCGGTGCTCGATTTCGTGGTCGCGGAACTGGTCCCGGCGCTCGATCGCTCGGGCGCCGACGAGATGAGCGCGCTGCTGGCCGCGCTGGATGGTCGCTTCGTGCCACCGGGGCCGGCGGGCTCGCCCTCCCGCGGCCGGCCCGACGCTCTCCCGACGGGGCGGAACTTCTACACGGTGGACATCCGCGCCGTACCGACCGAGGCAGCGTGGCGGATCGGACGAAAGGCGGCCGAGGCGCTGGTGATGCGCTATCTCCAGGACGAGGGCGAATGGCCGCGCTCCGTAGCCCTCACGGTGTGGGGCACCTCGAACATGCGCACCGGCGGCGACGACATCGCCGAAGTGCTGGCACTGATCGGCGCGGAGCCGGTCTGGGAGCCGGGAACGGGGCGTGTGACCGGCTTCCGCGTGCTGACGCTCGGCGAGCTCAAGCGGCCGCGTGTTGATGTCACACTCCGCATTTCCGGGCTGTTCCGCGATGCCTTCCCGGAGCAGATCGACCTGATGGATTCCGCGATCCGCGCCGTGGCGGCGCGCGACGAGCCCGACGACGCCAATCCGATCGCGGCGGCCCGGAGGAGCGGCGAGGCTGCGGCCCGCATCTTCGGCGCCGCGCCTGGCGCCTATGGCTCGGGCATCGAGGCGATGATGGCGCTCGGCGCCTGGGAGGGTCGGCGCGATCTCGCCGAAGCGTTCCTCGGCGCCAGCGGCTACGCCTATGGCAGCGGCCAGGAGGGCGCCGATGCCGCCGAGGCGCTGCGCTCGCGGCTCGCCGGCATTGATCTCGTCTTGCAGAACCAGGACAATCGCGAGCACGACATCCTCGACAGCGACGAATATCACCAGCATCAGGGCGGTCTGGCGCTGGCTGCCGAACATCTCTCGGGAGCCGTGCCGCGCCTCTATCATGGCGATCACGCGCTGGCCGAGCAGCCGGTCATCCGGCCTCTGACGGAAGAGATCGGCCGTGTCGTGCGTGGCCGGGCTAGCAATCCGAAGTGGATCGACGGCGTGATGCGGCACGGCTTCCGCGGCGCGGCCGAAATGGCCGCGACGGTCGACTATCTCGCCGGCTACGCGGCGACGACCCATGCCGTCGGCGACCACCATTTCGATGCGCTGTTCGACGCCTATCTGGCGGACGAGCATGTCGCGACCTTCATCGCCGAGGCGAACCCCGCCGCCTTCGCGGCGATGCTCCGCCGCTTCGAGGATTGCCTCGCACGCGGTCTCTGGTCGCCGCGAAGAAACAGTACGGCGCGACGTCTGGCCGAGCTTTCGGCGGCCGTCGGCGAGCCCATCAGGGAGGATGCATGA
- the cobO gene encoding cob(I)yrinic acid a,c-diamide adenosyltransferase, whose translation MSEDEIEAAAGASVDPDARHAEKMRKKKAVRDKILATKTVEKGLIIVHTGKGKGKSTAAFGMVFRSLGYGLPVAVIQFVKGAWETGERFALERFGDLVSINAMGEGFTWETQDRQRDIAAARRAFETAKDLIRAGEHHLVLLDELNIVLRYDYLPLQEVLNFLTTEKPPHVHVVITGRNAPDGLIEIADLVTEMEMIKHPFRSGVKAQKGIEF comes from the coding sequence ATGAGCGAGGACGAGATCGAAGCCGCAGCCGGAGCTTCGGTGGACCCCGACGCCCGCCACGCCGAGAAGATGCGCAAGAAGAAGGCGGTGCGCGACAAGATCCTCGCGACCAAGACGGTCGAGAAGGGGCTCATCATCGTCCACACCGGCAAGGGAAAGGGGAAGTCGACGGCGGCCTTCGGCATGGTGTTCCGCAGCCTCGGCTACGGGCTGCCGGTCGCCGTGATCCAGTTCGTCAAGGGCGCCTGGGAGACGGGTGAGCGCTTCGCCCTCGAACGCTTCGGCGATCTCGTCTCCATCAATGCCATGGGCGAGGGCTTCACCTGGGAGACTCAGGACCGCCAGCGCGACATCGCGGCGGCGCGGCGGGCCTTTGAGACGGCGAAGGACCTGATCCGGGCCGGCGAGCACCATCTCGTGCTACTCGACGAACTCAACATCGTCCTGCGCTACGACTATCTACCACTTCAGGAGGTGCTCAACTTCCTGACCACCGAGAAGCCGCCGCATGTCCATGTCGTCATCACGGGTCGCAACGCTCCCGACGGGCTGATCGAGATCGCGGATCTCGTCACCGAGATGGAGATGATCAAGCATCCGTTCCGTTCGGGCGTGAAGGCGCAGAAGGGCATCGAGTTTTGA
- a CDS encoding cobyric acid synthase: MTPAVMFQGTGSNVGKSTIVAGLARLLARRGLRVAPFKPQNMSNNAAVTADGGEIGRAQALQARAAGRPPSVHMNPVLLKPESETGSQVILQGRRIGTMRAREFGSRKQELLPKVLESYALVAADADIVLVEGAGSPAEINLRGGDIANMGFAEAANLPVVLVGDIDRGGVIASLVGTRAVLPRADRDRIEGFIVNRFRGDPSLFDEGERAIVAATGWAALGVVPWFADAGKLPAEDILDLARHERRAGGGVVIAVPRLPRIANFDDLDPLAQEEGVELVLVAPGDAIPVADLVLLPGSKSTIADLAFLRRQGWDIDILAHRRRGGRVVGLCGGYQMLGRSIADPEGMEGPPGAVEGLRLLAVDTVLTPDKAVRPFAGHDASGHAVEGYEIHLGRSEGPDRQRPWLLGPEGGEGASSADGRVRGSYVHGLFAGDDFRHAYLAECGAPNSAFGYEVAIDAALDALADHLATHLDIDAIMRIAARGL; the protein is encoded by the coding sequence ATGACCCCCGCCGTGATGTTCCAGGGCACCGGCTCCAATGTCGGCAAGTCGACCATCGTCGCCGGTCTGGCTCGGCTTCTCGCGCGCCGTGGCCTCCGTGTCGCGCCCTTCAAGCCTCAGAACATGTCGAACAACGCCGCCGTCACGGCGGACGGGGGCGAGATCGGAAGGGCGCAGGCGCTGCAGGCGCGCGCCGCTGGCCGGCCGCCCAGCGTTCATATGAATCCGGTCTTGCTGAAGCCGGAGAGCGAGACTGGGTCGCAGGTGATCCTGCAGGGACGCCGCATCGGTACGATGCGGGCGCGGGAGTTCGGCAGCCGCAAGCAGGAGCTGCTGCCGAAGGTGCTGGAAAGCTACGCGCTCGTCGCCGCCGATGCCGACATCGTGCTCGTCGAGGGGGCAGGGAGCCCGGCCGAGATCAACCTCCGCGGCGGCGACATCGCCAATATGGGCTTCGCCGAGGCTGCCAACCTGCCGGTGGTCCTCGTCGGCGACATTGATCGCGGCGGCGTCATCGCGAGCCTCGTGGGAACACGCGCGGTGCTGCCGCGTGCCGACCGCGACCGGATAGAGGGCTTCATCGTGAACCGCTTCCGCGGCGATCCCTCGCTGTTCGACGAAGGCGAGCGCGCCATTGTGGCTGCGACCGGCTGGGCCGCCCTCGGCGTCGTGCCGTGGTTCGCCGATGCCGGAAAGCTGCCCGCCGAGGACATTCTCGACCTCGCGCGACATGAGCGGCGGGCGGGCGGCGGCGTCGTGATCGCCGTGCCGCGCCTGCCGCGCATCGCGAATTTCGACGATCTCGATCCACTGGCCCAGGAGGAGGGCGTCGAACTGGTGCTGGTCGCCCCGGGCGACGCCATCCCGGTCGCCGATCTCGTGCTCTTGCCGGGATCGAAGTCGACGATCGCCGACCTCGCCTTCCTGCGGCGACAGGGCTGGGACATCGACATCCTCGCTCACCGCCGGCGTGGCGGCCGCGTGGTCGGCCTTTGCGGCGGCTACCAGATGCTCGGCCGCAGCATCGCCGATCCGGAGGGGATGGAAGGTCCGCCGGGTGCGGTAGAGGGCCTGCGCCTCCTTGCCGTCGACACAGTTCTTACCCCTGACAAGGCCGTGCGGCCCTTCGCGGGGCACGATGCGTCGGGTCATGCCGTCGAAGGCTACGAGATCCATCTCGGTCGCAGCGAAGGGCCGGATCGCCAGCGCCCGTGGCTGCTCGGCCCGGAGGGCGGGGAGGGGGCGTCTTCCGCCGACGGGCGGGTGAGGGGCTCTTATGTGCATGGCCTCTTCGCCGGCGACGACTTTCGCCATGCCTATCTCGCGGAATGCGGCGCGCCGAACTCAGCCTTCGGCTATGAGGTCGCGATCGACGCGGCGCTCGACGCGCTGGCCGACCATCTCGCGACGCATCTCGATATCGACGCGATCATGAGGATTGCAGCCAGAGGGCTGTGA
- the cbiB gene encoding adenosylcobinamide-phosphate synthase CbiB codes for MLQRTASGPAGCLTVTPFHLEARLWLLLAAIAIDAIAGDPDFIWRRIPHPVAWFGALIGWADRKLNAVPPSGSDRLRRVLGMMTIIVLTTLAFAAGLLIERFLASIEWGLLLLPLIASIFLASRSLHDHVRAVRDAFDEGGLVAARRSVAMIVGRDPDSLDEAGVCRAAIESTAENFSDGFVAPALWFALLGLPGLFAYKMINTADSMIGHLSERHRAFGWASARLDDLVNLPASRLAGALIVMAAPFVGTSIRDSFVVMLDDARKHRSPNAGWPEAAMAGALGLALAGPRRYAGHMVEDPFLNAGGRRDAAPGDIAKALKVLKVATALTGVLVVITALWLQSS; via the coding sequence ATGCTGCAACGCACTGCGTCCGGTCCGGCAGGCTGCCTCACGGTGACACCGTTTCATCTCGAGGCGCGGCTCTGGTTGCTGCTGGCGGCGATCGCGATCGACGCCATCGCCGGCGATCCCGACTTCATCTGGCGCCGGATACCGCATCCCGTCGCCTGGTTCGGGGCACTGATCGGCTGGGCCGATCGGAAGCTCAACGCGGTCCCGCCGTCGGGCTCAGACAGGTTGCGCCGCGTTCTCGGCATGATGACGATCATCGTTCTCACCACCCTCGCCTTCGCAGCCGGTCTCCTCATCGAGCGGTTCCTCGCCAGCATCGAATGGGGCTTGCTGCTGCTGCCGCTCATCGCGTCGATCTTCCTCGCCAGCCGCAGTCTCCATGACCACGTCCGGGCGGTGCGCGACGCCTTTGACGAGGGTGGGCTGGTCGCAGCACGGCGATCGGTCGCGATGATCGTCGGCCGCGACCCGGACAGCCTCGACGAAGCCGGCGTCTGCCGGGCCGCGATCGAGTCGACGGCCGAGAATTTCTCCGACGGCTTCGTGGCGCCGGCGCTGTGGTTTGCGCTGCTCGGGCTGCCGGGACTCTTCGCCTACAAGATGATCAACACGGCCGATTCGATGATCGGCCATCTCTCCGAGCGCCATCGCGCGTTCGGCTGGGCCTCAGCGCGGCTGGACGACCTCGTCAACCTTCCGGCCAGCCGCCTCGCGGGCGCGCTGATCGTCATGGCGGCCCCGTTCGTCGGCACATCGATCCGCGACAGCTTCGTCGTCATGCTCGACGATGCGCGCAAGCATCGTTCGCCGAATGCCGGCTGGCCCGAGGCCGCGATGGCCGGTGCGCTCGGCCTCGCCCTCGCCGGGCCGCGCCGCTATGCCGGCCACATGGTGGAGGATCCCTTCCTCAACGCGGGCGGCCGGCGCGATGCGGCGCCCGGCGACATCGCAAAGGCGCTGAAGGTACTGAAGGTTGCCACCGCCCTCACCGGCGTTCTGGTGGTGATCACAGCCCTCTGGCTGCAATCCTCATGA